Proteins encoded by one window of Ramlibacter tataouinensis:
- a CDS encoding acetyl-CoA C-acyltransferase: protein MKQVQDAYIVAATRTPIGRSHRGYFRNTRPDDLLATALRAALAQVPGLDPQAIEDVVCGCAIPEAQQGLNVARIGAVLAGLPKGVGGMTVNRFCASGLSAVQIAADRIRVGEADVMIAAGTESMSMVPMMGNTPSLSPAIFSNPDDIESYGIAYGMGLTAEKVAQQWKVGREAQDRFAYDSHMKALAAMKAGEFADEIAPVEVADRSVDLESAEVEVKTRTVSLDEGARPDTTLEGLAKLKTVFAARGSVTAGNSSQTSDGAGALVVVSEAALKRFNLTPLARFVGYASRGVPPHIMGIGPVEAIPAALKAAGLKQDDMGWIELNEAFAAQSLAVINTLGLDPAKVNPMGGAIALGHPLGATGAIRAATVVHALRRRNLKYGMVTMCVGMGQGAAGIFERV, encoded by the coding sequence ATGAAGCAAGTGCAAGACGCCTACATCGTCGCCGCCACCCGCACGCCCATCGGGCGCTCGCACCGCGGCTATTTCCGGAACACGCGGCCCGACGACCTGCTGGCGACGGCGTTGCGGGCGGCGTTGGCGCAGGTGCCCGGCCTCGATCCCCAGGCGATCGAGGACGTGGTTTGCGGCTGCGCGATTCCGGAGGCCCAGCAGGGCCTGAACGTGGCGCGCATCGGCGCCGTGCTGGCCGGCCTGCCCAAGGGGGTGGGCGGCATGACCGTCAACCGCTTCTGCGCCTCCGGCCTGTCGGCGGTGCAGATCGCGGCCGACCGCATCCGCGTCGGCGAGGCCGACGTGATGATCGCCGCCGGCACCGAGAGCATGAGCATGGTGCCGATGATGGGCAACACGCCCTCGCTGTCGCCGGCCATCTTCTCCAACCCGGACGACATCGAGAGCTACGGCATCGCCTACGGCATGGGGCTGACCGCCGAGAAGGTGGCGCAGCAGTGGAAGGTCGGGCGCGAGGCGCAGGACCGGTTCGCCTACGACTCGCACATGAAGGCGCTGGCCGCGATGAAGGCGGGCGAGTTCGCCGACGAGATCGCGCCGGTGGAAGTGGCCGATCGCTCGGTCGACCTGGAATCGGCCGAAGTCGAGGTCAAGACCCGCACCGTGAGCCTGGACGAAGGCGCACGGCCGGACACCACCCTGGAAGGCCTGGCCAAGCTCAAGACGGTGTTCGCCGCGCGCGGCAGCGTGACGGCCGGCAACAGCTCGCAGACCTCCGACGGCGCCGGTGCGCTGGTCGTGGTGAGCGAAGCCGCCCTGAAGCGCTTCAACCTCACGCCGCTGGCGCGCTTCGTCGGCTACGCCAGCCGCGGCGTGCCGCCGCACATCATGGGGATCGGTCCGGTCGAGGCGATTCCGGCGGCGCTCAAGGCCGCCGGCCTGAAGCAGGACGACATGGGCTGGATCGAGCTGAACGAGGCCTTCGCGGCGCAGTCGCTGGCGGTGATCAACACCCTCGGTCTGGACCCGGCCAAGGTCAACCCGATGGGTGGCGCCATCGCGCTGGGCCACCCGCTGGGCGCCACCGGCGCGATCCGCGCCGCCACCGTCGTGCACGCGCTGCGCCGCAGGAACCTGAAGTACGGCATGGTCACCATGTGCGTCGGCATGGGGCAGGGCGCGGCGGGGATCTTCGAGAGGGTCTGA
- a CDS encoding alpha/beta hydrolase family protein: MRQETLTTPDGASIVLRTWEPPGPPHGNVVIGGAMGVWQDYYAPFAQWLAGQGWRVTTFDYRGSGASRPPGQSLREVRADLFDWARDYEAVVEHAHAALPAAPLYLLGHSLGAQLPGLLGNQDKVSGLLSVAAGSGYWRENAPRLKRTVWYFWWVLVPLATRLFGYFPGRRLRKIGDLPKGVILQWRKWCLNPRYSVGAEGEPVRRRYANARFPVLALSMDDDELMTLRGTHSLVGLYENAPSRVWRIAPADLSLRRIGHFGAFRAGQETVLWPRMAQWLRGLAPSPGSAA, translated from the coding sequence ATGCGACAGGAGACACTCACCACCCCCGACGGCGCCAGCATCGTGCTGCGCACCTGGGAGCCGCCCGGACCGCCGCACGGCAACGTGGTGATCGGCGGCGCGATGGGCGTGTGGCAGGACTACTACGCGCCGTTTGCGCAGTGGCTGGCCGGCCAGGGCTGGCGCGTCACCACCTTCGACTACCGCGGCAGCGGCGCCTCGCGGCCGCCGGGCCAGAGCCTGCGCGAGGTCAGGGCCGACCTGTTCGACTGGGCACGGGACTACGAAGCCGTGGTCGAACACGCGCATGCGGCGCTGCCCGCCGCGCCGCTCTACCTGCTCGGCCACAGCCTCGGCGCGCAACTGCCGGGCCTGCTGGGCAACCAGGACAAGGTCAGCGGCCTGCTCAGCGTGGCGGCCGGCAGCGGCTACTGGCGCGAGAACGCGCCGCGCCTGAAGCGCACGGTCTGGTATTTCTGGTGGGTGCTGGTGCCGCTGGCCACGCGCCTGTTCGGCTACTTCCCCGGCCGCCGGCTGCGCAAGATCGGGGACCTGCCCAAGGGCGTGATCCTGCAGTGGCGCAAGTGGTGCCTGAACCCGCGCTACAGCGTCGGCGCCGAGGGCGAGCCGGTGCGCCGCCGGTACGCCAACGCGCGCTTCCCGGTGCTGGCGCTGTCGATGGACGACGACGAGCTGATGACCCTGCGCGGCACGCACAGCCTGGTCGGCCTGTACGAGAACGCGCCCAGCCGGGTCTGGCGCATCGCGCCGGCCGACCTGTCGCTGCGGCGCATCGGCCATTTCGGCGCCTTCCGCGCGGGCCAGGAAACGGTGTTGTGGCCCCGCATGGCGCAGTGGCTCCGCGGGCTGGCGCCATCGCCCGGGAGCGCCGCATGA